The sequence below is a genomic window from Ipomoea triloba cultivar NCNSP0323 chromosome 10, ASM357664v1.
GCTGGCAcacttaattaataatttgcaattaaTCACCCTGATGAGACATAAACACCTTTTAATTTTGCTGTGCACCATCCTGCATGCCATTGTCAATTCTTTCCTCAAATTTTTAGTGTTCAATGAGATTGTACTTTACTGAAGTTTCTCTTGCACCGTATTTATTTTCAGATTTTGTTGAACATCAGAGTGCAGCAATCAGGGCTCTTCGTGATGTGCAGATTGAACAATTACGTACTATGTTACGGTTGCTACGCTCTAACTTTAGCAAGGAACAGCTGCAAGTTCCTGTGTTGCAATTTTTCAGAGAAAACCTCCCAAATCTGGTGGTTGTAAGGAATGAGAACGATGGTATGTATGAAGTGCAATGGAAAAAAGATGATGGTAATTTAAGCATGGACCAACTAGATGGAAGAAATATACATGCTTCTCTTCTACAACGGTTATCCATGGTTTATCCCAGTTGTTCTGCAGCAATGCCACCTATTGGTGGATTTGAGTTTTCGAATAAATCTGGTATAAGTGTTGTTGATAATTCTTacataagaaaaattaaatttgggtTCCAAATcacctaatatattttatttactgGTGGCAGTGAAAACAAGTATCTTCGGTGCTGAGAATCTCCAAATTAAGGGATTTGTATGTTTGTATCTTAAGTATTACCTTTTGCAGTAGCTTCCATTTTCCTTTGCTAATTTTCTACTTTTAACTCTAGTTATTTATAGCAATCATCTTTGTTCTTTATCTCATTTAATTCACGTGTTTTTCCTATGTTTTCTTTCTTGGATGATCATGCACCCACATAGCTCATAGATCTTCTGTAGATGAGTTCAGCATGTTGTAGCTTTCCAAATGTTCATCTCACTGCTGCAGAACTATATTGCGCTTCATCTTATGGATGATAGACATACAGGATAGGTTATAGGTTTTCACTCGTATTGATGATCCATCTGCTTCTAAGATTATACATAAATTATCGCGTTTTGCTCATGCTCTCAAACTATCATTTCTAGGTACTAGAAGAGCCATCAGAGACTCAACTGTTTGAGCAGCAGGATCTTCTCCAAACTCCGGGTGTATGTATTTTGCACTATCTCTGTATTGTTGTTTGCTgtacttttcctttttaaacACTCAAGTATAATATGGAGTAGTATCTGCTATAGAGTAAATCAGTTAGATACGATAAATACTATAGAAAGTTAGAAACATTGCAGATCTTAATGGAATCATCTTTAcccttcattttaatttcaggCAAATAGCCACCGGTTATCTGTTGGGATGACACCGAAAACTTTGAGGCAGCCCAAACACGGGGAGATGCTTCTGTCT
It includes:
- the LOC116032844 gene encoding uncharacterized protein LOC116032844 — protein: MPKRSKRTVKQSANAAPNSKQEEPQDVKQKEVSLDQEDFVEHQSAAIRALRDVQIEQLRTMLRLLRSNFSKEQLQVPVLQFFRENLPNLVVVRNENDGMYEVQWKKDDGNLSMDQLDGRNIHASLLQRLSMVYPSCSAAMPPIGGFEFSNKSVKTSIFGAENLQIKGFVLEEPSETQLFEQQDLLQTPGANSHRLSVGMTPKTLRQPKHGEMLLSVHGSPLGVYKEDMEAIHESEDGSA